From Salmo salar chromosome ssa21, Ssal_v3.1, whole genome shotgun sequence:
aaccttgacaaaatacataacaattattttaagaattatagatacagaactccttaatgcattcgctatgtccgattttaagagtgtgctcctaatctcagctcgttacctgtataaaagacacctgggagccagaaatctttctgattgagaggggtcaaatacttatttccctcattaaaatgcaaatcaattcataacattttttacatgagtttttctggatttttttgttgttattctgtctctcactgttcaaataaacctaccattaaaattatagactgatcatttctttgtcagtgggcaaacgtacaaaatcagcaggggatcaaatacttttttcccccactgtactacctcaatcagcctgactaaccggtgcacctcgctactgtatatagcctgtcttcttactgttgttttatttctttacttatctaatGTAAATTGCgttattggttagagcctgtaagtaagcatttcactgtaaggtctacaccttttatattcggcgcacgtgacaaataaactttgatttgatttaaaggttAATTttgcagaaagactcacagctgttgccactgccaaaggtgtttctacaaagtattgactgaaGGATGTGAATTAGATGTTTctattttgcaaaaatgtctaaaaacatgttttcactttgtcattatggggtagcgtGTGTGGATGGGTTGAGACATTTTTTATATTAAATCTTTTTTTAATTCAGGTAACACAtcacaatgtggaataagtcaaggggtatgaatactttatgaaggcactgtaaatgaatATGCGCAATTTAATCATGTGTGTCAACTATGTAAATTGAAAACACattatgttaaaagcactgtgtggGAGTATCCCTAAACTTGCCAACATACGAACAGAGCTgtgaatggatcagtggttcaccaatcagggtcTTGATGGGCTGGGCATCAGTAACAAGATGTGATGTGGatcaccaatcagggccttgatgggCTGGGCATCAGTAACAAGATGTGATGTGGatcaccaatcagggccttgatgggCTGGGCATCAGTAACAAGATGTGATGTGGatcaccaatcagggccttgatgggCTGGGCATCAGTAACAAGATGTGATGTGGatcaccaatcagggccttgatgggCTGGGCATCAGTAACAAGATGTGATGTGGatcaccaatcagggccttgatgggCTGGGCATCAGTAACAAGGTGTGATATGTAATGAAACATTTGTTTTGGATAATGTTTCTTTGGGATTCATTTGAAATGTGagttccacatttaacccaacccctctgaatcagagaggtgcaggggggctgccttaatcaacatccaagtCATCAGTGTTAACTTCCTCGCTCAGGGACAGAACAATAGATTTGTACCTTTTTACCtttaatccagcaaccttttgggtaCTGGCGCAACGCTCCTCCTACCCTCAAGGTTACCCGCCACCCCTaatgccctaatctatgtatttcacatgactgggcaggggtgcagccatgggtgggcattggagggcataggcccacccacttgacagacaggcccagccaatcagaaggagTGTCAGTTTGGCCACTTGCTTCTGCCGAAGGACCACATCCAGCCAACGTGTGACGATGCTCCTTTTGTAGGAGCACACGCCataatcacatactgtacatccaTGATAAGACCTTCAGTAATGGGACACTGCCGAGCTCAGCTACTGATACCATGGTCCTCTAAAGCACAGCACTAGTGTATTGGTTCACTGCCGGCTTCATGGTGtagaccagtgtttcccaaacttggtcctcgggaccccaaggggttgcacattttgtttttttgcccCCTAAGACTACACAGCTGACACAAATAATCTACGAATCATCTTAAACTTTGTAGTGTTAGGGGGCAAAATCCAAAATGTGCCcctcttggggtcccgaggaccgagtttgagaAAACACTGGTGTAGACCATGGCTCTTCCACAAGTAGTCTCTTCTCGAATccttgtgtcctctctctcctcacatccTTCTCAAAACGGGTCTGAGGTCTCTTCTTCTAATGCATTTTGAGAAGGAAGTCAAGGACACAAGGAACTGAGAAGAGACTaattaaggaaagtgccctggaGACCGAACTCTCAGGTCTCGTCATCCAGAATGAAGCTGTGagttaaatataaatatatatataaatataaatattgcACCGTACCTTAGTTCAACCACCAGGGGGCAGTGTTCTTCCACACCAGAGCTCCTCTCCATCCCTATAACACTGCGAAAGTAAATCAAGAATGTAGGAcatttctgttttgtttgtgtttttttcttcttctttcttctccTTTGTGATTTCCTCAATTGGTTGGAAGTCATTCAAAAAACAGTCAAGCGGGCGGTGGATGTCTGTGATGTGGTGCCTTATCGCTGTGCATGTGTTTAGGTTCAGTCTTGTGGCGTCTGGCCCAGTCCAGTTCTGCTGGGATcagcacaaatacacacacagtgctCCGGGCCTGGCTACAGTTCAGCTCTCCGCTCCAGCACTCTCTTTATGGAAAGAAATGACATCTACTCCAGCCACATCTGAATCCCTTTAAGAAATTACATCTACTCAAGCCACATCTGAATCCCTTTAAGATAAACGCTTGATTACATTAGCCACCATTTAGATCGGGGGGATTGAAAAGGGTCTGATCTTGGCAGTTTACTGGTGTGAAACTGTAGAGGAGGAAAAGGGTTTCCTGGAATCAAAGAAATGATTAATTGTGTCTTTTTCCCCTGGTCCGTACTGTGGAATTGCCTCATCTGTAGATCTATGAAGTGTGGTGACTTCTTTTGTAAATGAGTGACCATTACTCAGATCAGATTTGAGTTCTCATAGGAATGGAGATCTAGAGATCCCTCcttttacagtggcaagaaaaagtatgtgaacccttttggaattacctggacttctgcataaattggtcatcaaatttgatctgatcttcatctaagtcacaacagatAAACACAGTCTGctgaaactaataacacacaaacaattataccttttcatgtctttattgaacacaccgcgtaaacattcacagtgcagggtggaaaaagtatgtgaatccatggatttaataactggttgaccctcctttggcagcaataacctcaaccaaacgttttctgtagttgcggatcagacctgcacaacggtcaggaggaattttggaccattcctctttacaaaactgtttcagttcagcagaattcttgggatgtctggtgtgaactgctcccTTGAGCTCAtgtcacagcatctcaatcgggttgaggtcaggactctgactgggcgaCTCCAGAAGGcacattttcttctgttgaagcaattctgttgttgatttacttcctgtgttttttgttgttgtcctgttgcatcatccaacttctgttgagcttcaattggcggacagatattcttacattctcctgcaaaatgtcttgataaacttgggaattcatttttccgtcgatgatagcaagctgtccagcccctgacacggaacccaaaccatcgtgcatacatttattttgtccacccacaccaaatGCGATCACTACACGCAGGTTAaattatcaaaacaaactctgaaccaatgacattaatttggggacaggtcgaaaagcattaaacatgtatggcaatttagctagctagcttgcacatgctagctaatttgtcctatttagctagcttgctgttgctagctaatttgtcctgggatataaacattgagttgatattttacctgaaatgcacaaggtcctctactccgacaattaatccacacataaaacagccaaccaaatcgtttctagtcatctctcttccttccaggcctttttcatctttgaacttatatggtgattggcatctaaactttcatagtatcgCGCTCGCGCACATGACGAgtctggtctggtcagcatgtaaggcaTCAAAGCAGCTTCAAACCATTATGTTCccttcaccatactttacagttgggatgaggttttgatgtagggtgtcatttggggagCACATGATGTTTCTGTACACTACAGGACTGATGTATCTGTAGCTGTTGCTATGGAAGAGGCTTGGACTTGAGACAAAGCTGAGTgtgcatatatatacacacacacacacacactcgcacacacacacacacacacacgcacacacgcacacgcacgtacacatacacagacggacgcacacacacggatgcacacacacgcacacacacacacacacacacacacacacacacacacacacacacacacacacatgacacacacacacacacacacacacacacacacacacacacacacacacacacacacacacacacacacacacacacacacacacacacacacacacacacacacacacacacacacacacacttccttctacctgcctgcctgccttccaccCCACGGAGACAGCCCTGATTGGCACAGTCAGAATTGGGTTGAACATAAAtaacccctgcctgcctgcttcccAAAGCTACACATTGATTAGAATACAAAACTCGGTGATTGCATAAAGCCCTTACTGAAAGCCTACAGAAGAACAGACAGTAGGGGGTTGATGTGGGCAGGTTGGCGATTATTGGGATGACCCATGAACAAGGAGGCAGCTCTGCAAGgtagtcactagctggcacagccacaaaagTCTGAATGtaaatctaaccttaaccacactgctaacgtcCTGCCTAACCTTCaccataaccttaaccacactgctaacgtcctgcctaaccctaaccttaaccacactgctaacgtcatttctaaccttaaccttaaccatactgctaacgtcatgcctaaccttaaccttaaccatactgctaacgtcatgcctaaccttaaccataaccataaccacactgctaacgtcCTGCCTAAccatttacttacctattgttcacctaataccttttttgcactattggttagagcctgtaagtaagcatttctctgtaaggtctacacctgttgtattcagcgtttcactgtaaccttgtccatttggaagacacatttgcgactaagctttaacttcctgactgatgtcttgagatgttgcttcaatatatccacatacttttcctacctcatgatgccatcaattttgttTACTGCAGTTCACAATGTCCACAGGCTTTAAATGTTCTTCTATTTTTCTGTCTTATTGGATCATGTTGTCAGGCATGGTTTGTCTGACAGATGTTATTtctatgtaaaatattctgtaacaagtgttgtttttgtgctcaatggtggatctattcataattatttaagaGATGATTAAACCGTTGTGATGAACACTGTGCGATGTTTAACAGTGAGAAcggcagaatggtgaacttactaaatgaaatgagaggttgactgtgtgatattaggttgcttcttgtgtaaatattttctgtttgGATTTTTAATTTTTCAGTTGGAAGAGTCAGATTTTTAAACCAACATGGCTcagtttaaattgtttttacattgtagtaAAACAAAATCTCATTTGATATGCGTTTTGACAAAATTACTACATTCTGTAGCAATGAAATATTGGTAAATATTGAGtatttgttgtattcggcgcacgtgacaaataaactttgatttgacattTACTGAAAATGTCATATATTAATCTCACAGCATAAATTGTTGAATTTTGTGTTCAATCTGAATATGGTCCAATCAAAGAAAGGCTATTTCTAAGACTGTTTGCTATATTGCTTAATTTCCTGTTACAAAAGGAAGAAGCTACCAGCAAACAATGTGACAACCAACCCCATACTGTCTGACATCGAACCCTGCGATGGGGCTTGTCGTTACAAGTGGACAGAGTGATGGTTTTATAACTCTATGTTGGAATAAGATATTATGATGAAAAGAGTCCGCATTTCATCCCAATACCTTCGGTCTTTCTCCTGATGTTGAAAAGAGTCTTGTAAGATACACTGGTGCTGagaaaataccccataatgacatcacaataccccataatgacatcacaataccccataatgacatcacaataccccataatgacatcacaataccccataatgacaaagcaaaaacagttttttagacatttttgcaaatttattaaaataaaaaaaaaatgacaatacatttacataagtattcagaccctttactcagtactttgttgcagcaccttgggcagcgattacagcctcaagtcttcttgggtatgaagctacaagcttggtacacctgtatttggggaatttctcccattcttctctgcagatcttctgggccactgaaggacattcagagacttgtcccgaagccactcctgcgttgtcttggctgtgtgcttaaggttgttgtccggttggaaggtgaaccttcgccccagtctgaggtcctgagagctctggagcaggttttcatcaaggatctctctgtactttgctccgttcatctttccctcaatcctgactagtctcccagtccctgccgctgaaaaacatcccctcagcatgatgctgccaccaccacgcttcaccgtagagatggtgctagATTTACTCCAGATGcaacgtttggcattcaggccaaagagttcaatcttagtttcaacaggccagagaatcttatttctcatggtttgagcCCTTTGgatgccatttggcaaactccaagccggctgtcatgtgccttttacttttactgaggagtcagAACCCTACCAGAGACTCCACCTACCTCTCTGACCGTCAGAACCCTACCAGAGACTCCACCTACCTCTCTGACCATCAGAACCCTACCAGAGATTCCACCTACCTCTCTGACCGTCAGAACCCTACCGGAGACTCCACCTACCTCTCTGACCATCAGAACCCTACCGGAGACTCCACCTACCTCTCTGACCGTCAGAACCCTACCGGAGACTCCACCTACCTCTCTGACCATCAGAACCCTACCAGAGATTCCACCTACCTCTCTGACCGTCAGAACCCTACCAGAGACTCCACCTACCTCTCTGACCGTCAGAACCCTACCAGAGACTCCACCTACCTCTCTGACCATCAGAACCCTACCAGAGATTCCACCTACCTCTCTGACCGTCAGAACCCTACCAGAGATTCCACCTACCTCTCTGACCGTCAGAACCCTACCGGAGACTCCACCTACCTCTCTGACCATCAGAACCCTACCGGAGACTCCACCTACCTCTCTGACCGTCAGAACCCTACCGGAGACTCCACCTACCTCTCTGACCATCAGAACCCTACCAGAGATTCCACCTACCTCTCTGACCGTCAGAACCCTACCGGAGACTCCACCTACCTCTCTGACCGTCAGAACCCTACCGGAGACTCCACCTACCTCTCTGACCGTCAGAACCCTACCGGAGACTCCATGGCTACACAACACAAGCGCATTGTATGAAAAATGACTTGCACCAGATGTTGTTTGTTACTCTTGATGTTTCTGAGATATTGGGTATTTCCTGTTTGGCTACAGGCACTGTGTTTCAGCAGATCTAGAAATGTctacgatgtgtgtgtgtgtgtgtgtgtgtgtgtgtgtgtgtgtgtgtgtgtgtgtgtgtgtgtatgtgtgcgtgtgtgtgtgtgcgtgtgtgtgtgtgtgtgtgtgtgtgtgtgtgtgtgtgtgtgtgtgtgtgtgtgtgtgtgtgtgtgtgtgcgtgtgtgtgtgtgcgtgtgtgtgtgtgcgtgtgtgtgtgtgcgtgtgtgtgtgcgtgtgtgtgtgtgtgtgtgtgtgtatgtgtgtatgtgtgtatgtgtgtgtgcgtgcgtgcgtgtgtgtgtgtgtgtgtgtgtgtgtgtgtgtgtgtgtgtgtgtgtgtgtgtgtgtgtgtgtgtgtgtgtgtgtgtgtgtgtgtgtgtgtgtgtgtgtgtgtgtgtgtgtgtgtgtgtgtgtgtgtgtgtgtgtgtgtgtgcgtgtgtgtgtgtgtgtgtgtgtgtgtgtgtgtgtgtgtgtgtgtgtgtgtgtgtgtgtgtgtgtgtgtgtgtgtgtgtgtgtgtgtgtgtgtgtgtgtgtgtatgtgtgtgtgtgtgtgtgtgtgtgcgtagtttTCCCTACATGCACCAGATCCAGGAAGAGAGGAAAGTGGTTTCCTGACCTTCAGTTttcctccagtccagtccaggtcCCAAGCCCACATCCAGAACGAGTCTGTGGGAAGAAAAGTAGGGTTGCCTTAGTCTGGTCACCagacctgtttgtgctgtcttgtcatcATGTCAAGTAACAATGACCATAGATATTGGCAAGActgtacaaacagatctgggaccagatctAGTGTTGACTAACTGTGTGAGCAGACTACCAGTTCAATGTATGACTTCCCTGCGCCACTTCTTCTACTTCCATGGTCCCAAGCTACAGGCAGGGATATTCAGGGACTTTATCATCCTCTTCTTCAATAGCATGTCTCCAGTCTCTTCCTCTATTCCTGACTCACTGGACAACATTGATCAACTGccaggaagatggagggaggcatGCAAATGGTTTAGTATCCCCATTGATTTCCTATGGAAGATTAAAACATTCAGGTCTCACAGTTCAATGAGCCCTCTCCATAGACGCCtaggtgtgcatcccaaatggctccctattccctatatagcacacttcttctgaccagggccctattggggaatagggtgccatttgaacacATGTATTCAAAGACTCCTATCCATCACGTTAAAAAAGAGACTAGGACAGAGCACCGGCCGCAGGGCCTTCTGGGTAGACTGGGGTAGTAAAAAAAAATACCGTTAAAGTACACAGAATGTGAAGAAAACAAAACAATGTCTCTGTATTTTCTTTTCTCCAGACCCTTAAATTCCTCTGCGGGTCATTTGCAGAATTGGTCCATCAGATATGACTGAGTAACACAAAGTATGGCACCATAGAGGATAGCACAACATGTCTGTGAGTGACTGATGTGTTCCCAGGGCATACTGTAAGACTGTATAATGTGGCCACACTGCACATTCCCCAGCCGTACCCACTGAGAGAGGATATACATCTGTATAGTACGTTGACATCCATCCCAAATGgcctcctattccctatatagtgcactacttttaactagagccctatgggttcctggtctaaagtagtgcactagatagggaatagtgtaccatttggaacacatccctgggtcaacTGTGAACCTTCGCTTTCCAACCTGAATAAACACAGAGTGAAATTGTTTCCTCTCTCGTTGGAGTGTGAATCTGTCAACGGACATCTCTAGCTGTGTTTTGATAtcctaaaggtgtgtgtgtgtgtgtgtgtgtgtgtgtgtgtgtgtgtgtgtgtgtgtgtgtgtgtgtgtgtgtgtgtgtgtgtgcgtgtgtgtcgctCCATCATGatcaatatgagagagagagagagagagagagagagagacgcacacacacacacggctgtggTTCTGTCTCTACAGGAAATAAAAATGTCTCTGAGACAGCTCTCATCCTGTATGTTACAGTTACTTAGTTTGGGACCTACACAGTCTGTCTCTTGGAAACGGCATCATCCTGTATGTTACAGTTACTTAGTTTGGGACCAACACAGTCACAGATGCTTGTCATTTCTACTGAGATAATAATGAAATATGTACTTTACTTGGTGTATTTGTTTCAATGCACACAAGCTTCTTCTGTGCTCTTGATGATAACACCAAATCAAACGGTTGGACCTGACCTCATCGTTGCAGTGGCACGTAGTTTAAGGGATAGAAATAGGATCTATAGAATGGGCCTCCCCATTAAAgtaaattgccagggttagagggttcaagccttttaaaaaaaaatagattCTAGTTCTATGGTTAAAGGGGACTAATCTATGGCATCACAGGATTTCTGTGGAGTCTGGGGTTTAGTTTGTCCTCCCAGAAGTCGTAGTAAAGATACAGGTATGACCTTGGATCTACAGCCTCAACCCAGGAGAACAGCCAGCCTCAACCcaggagaacagagaacagtcagcCTCAGCCCAGGAGAACAGCCAGCCTCAGCCCAGGAGAACAGCCAGCCTCAGCCCAGGAGAACAGTCAGCCGCAGCCCAGGAGAACAGTCAGCCTCAGCCCAGGAGAACAGTCAGCCTCAGCCCAGGAGAACAGTCAGCCTCAGCCCAGGAGAACAGTCAGCCTCAGCCCAGGAGAACAGTCAGCCTCAGCCCAGGAGAACAGTCAGCCTCAGCCCAGGAGAACAGTCAGCCTCAGCCCAGGAGAACAGTCAGCCTCAGCCCAGGAGAACAGCCAGCCTCAACCCAGGAGAACAGCCAGCCTCAACCCAGGAGAACAGTCAGCCTCAGCCCAGGAGAACAGTCAGCCTCAACCCAGGAGAACAGCCAGCCTCAGCCCAGGAGAACAGCCAGCCTCAACCCAGGAGAACAGTCAGCCTCAACCCAGGAGAACAGCCAGCCTCAGCCCAGGAGAACAGCCAGCCTCAGCCCAGGAGAACAGCCAGCCTCAGCCCAGGAGAACAGTCAGTCTCAACTcaggagaacagagaacagtcagtCTCAACTCAGGAGAACAGCCAGCCTCAGCCCAGGAGAACAGCCAGCCTCAGCCCAGGAGAACAGTCAGCTTCAACTCAGGAGAACAGAAAACAGCCAGCCTCAACCCAGGAGAACAGCCAGCCTCAACCCAGGAGAACAGCCAGGCTCAGCCCAGGAGAGCAGCCAGCCTCAACCCAGGAGAACAGAGAACAGCCAGTCTCAGCCCAGGAGAACAGCCAGCCTCAACCCAGGAGAGCAGTCAGCCTCAACTcaggagaacagagaacagtcagcTTCAACTCAGGAGAACAGAGAACAGCCAGCCTCAACCCAGGAGAACAGAGAACAGCCAGTCTCAACCCAGGAGAACAGCCAGCCTCAGCCCAGGAGAACAGTCAGCCTCAACTcaggagaacagagaacagtcagcTTCAACTCAGGAGAACAGAGAACAGCCAGTCTCAACTCAGGAGAACAGAGAACAGCCAGTCTCAACTCAGGAGAACAGCCAGCCTCAACCCAGGAGAACAGTCAGCCTCAGCCCAGGAGAACAGTCAGCCTCAGCCCAGGAGAACAGTCAGCCTCAGCCCAGGAGAACAGTCAGCCTCAGCCCAGGAGAACAGTCAGCCTCAGCCCAGGAGAACAGTCAGCCTCAACCCAGGAGAACAGCCAGCCTCAACCCAGGAGAACAGTCAGCCTCAGCCCAGGAGAACAGTCAGCCTCAACCCAGGAGAACAGCCAGCCTCAGCCCAGGAGAACAGCCAGCCTCAGCCCAGGAGAACAGTCAGCCTCAACCCAGGAGAACAGCCAGCCTCAGCCCAGGAGAACAGCCAGCCTCAGCCCAGGAGAACAGCCAGCCTCAGCCCAGGAGAACAGTCATTCTCAACTcaggagaacagagaacagtcagtCTCAACTCAGGAGAACAGCCAGCCTCAGCCCAGGAGAACAGCCAGCCTCAGCCCAGGAGAACAGTCAGCTTCAACTCAGGAGAACAGAAAACAGCCAGCCTCAACCCAGGAGAACAGCCAGCCTCAACCCAGGAGAACAGCCAGGCTCAGCCCAGGAGAGCAGCCAGCCTCAACCCAGGAGAACAGAGAACAGCCAGTCTCAGCCCAGGAGAACAGCCAGCCTCAACCCAGGAGAGCAGTCAGCCTCAACTcaggagaacagagaacagtcagcTTCAACTCAGGAGAACAGAGAACAGCCAGCCTCAACCCAGGAGAACAGAGAACAGCCAGTCTCAACCCAGGAGAACAGCCAGCCTCAGCCCAGGAGAACAGTCAGCCTCAACTcaggagaacagagaacagtcagcTTCAACTCAGGAGAACAGAGAACAGCCAGTCTCAACTCAGGAGAACAGAGAACCGCCAGTCTCAACTCAGGAGAACAGCCAGCCTCAACCCAGGAGAACAGCCAGCCTCAACCCAGGAGAACAGAGAACAGCCAGCCTCAACCCAGGAGAACAGCCAGCCTCAACCCAGGAGAACAGCCAGGCTTAGCCCAGGAGAGCAGCCAGTCTCAACCCAGGAGAACAGAGAACAGCCAGCCACAGCCCAGGAGAACAGCCAGCCTCAACCCAGGAGAGCAGCCAGCCTCAACCCAGGAGAGCAGCCAGCCTCAACCCAGGAGAACAGAGAACAGCCAGCCTCAACCCAGGAGAACAGCCAGCCTCAACCCAGGAGAACAGCCAGCCTCAGCCCAGGAGAACAGCCAGCCTCAACCCAGGAGAACAGCCAGCCTCAGCCCAGGAGAACAGTCAGTCTCAACTcaggagaacagagaacagtcagcTTCAACTCAGGAGAACAGCCGGTCTCTAGGTTGAAGGtaagagaggaagatggaggtgTTCACTCTGAAAAGGACATGGTATTCTGGGAAGTGGAATGTGTATCTATCTTCAACATGATGATACCATGGCAACACAACATCCACCTCTCTAGTAAAGACTGACAGACATTAAAGGGTTTCC
This genomic window contains:
- the LOC123729541 gene encoding variant surface antigen E-like; its protein translation is MFNSENGRMNPTRDSTYLSDHQNPTRDSTYLSDRQNPTGDSTYLSDHQNPTGDSTYLSDRQNPTGDSTYLSDHQNPTRDSTYLSDRQNPTRDSTYLSDRQNPTRDSTYLSDHQNPTRDSTYLSDRQNPTRDSTYLSDRQNPTGDSTYLSDHQNPTGDSTYLSDRQNPTGDSTYLSDHQNPTRDSTYLSDRQNPTGDSTYLSDRQNPTGDSTYLSDRQNPTGDSMATQHKRIV